The following is a genomic window from Gymnodinialimonas ceratoperidinii.
TAAACGATACCGGGCACCTTGCCTTCACGGCGTGCTTGACGAGCGGCCCCCTTGCCTGTCCCCGTACGTGCCTCAGCGATAAGATCAGGAATCTCACCAGCCATTGGAATTCTCCTAGAGTTATGAGCCGCCTCCAAGGGTGTCGGCTCTGGGTTCGTAAGACCGCGCGTATAGGGGAGGAGGGCGGTTTTGGAAAGCCCCCTCTTGCACCTTCTCTAAGCCCGTGCCAGCGGTGGCGCCATGTCCGTCTTGACCGCTCTCGCCCTCTCGCGTCGCCCGCTCATCGCCTTCATGATCGTCGGCGTGTTCTGGGGCAGTTTTGCCGCCCAGGTTCCGGTGCTGAAAGCCGGGATCGGGGCCGATGACGCGACCTTCGGGCTGGTGCTTCTGGGCACCTCGATGGGGTTGGTGGCGACCATGTGGCTGGCGCCGCCTTTCGACCGTCGCCTGGGCAGTTGGGCGATGCCCGCCGCCGCCGCACTCTTCGCCTGCGTGGCGCTGGGTCCCGCGCTGGCAAGCGGCGCGGTGACGTTCTTCGTGGCGATGCTGCTGGCGGGCTTTTGCTCGGGGATGCTCGACGTGGTGATGAATGCCCGCGTCTCGGAGCTAGAGGCGCGCCACGGGCGCAGCCTGATGAATGCGAATCACGCCATGTTCTCGGTCGCTTACGCGATATCGGCGATCCTGACCGGCTTCGCGCGGGAGGCCGGATACGCCCCCGGCCAGATCTTCGTGGCCGTCGCCGTCACGATCGCCGCCATGGCGCTGTTCCTGCGAACGGAAGTGACGCCGACAGACGACGCGGCGCGGCGCGCGAACCGGTTTCCCTGGGGCGTGGTCCTGCTTTGCGGGGCGATCGTGCTGGTCGCCTTCTTCGTGGAGGCCACGGTCGAGGCCTGGTCGGCGCTCCATATCGAGCGCACCTTGGGCGGGCGCGCCGCCGAGGGTGCCTTCGGCCCGGCGATCCTGGGGCTGACGATGGCCGTGGGACGCTTCTCGGGGCAGGCGCTGACCGAGCGGTTCAGCGAACATGCGATCATCGTGATCGGCACCGGGCTTGCCTGTATCGGGTCGGTGATCGCGGCGGCCTCGGTGACGCCGCTGATGGCCTACGTGGGCTTCGGCGCGATGGGTCTGGGAATCGCCGCGGTGGGGCCGGTGGGCCTCGCGATCGTGGGACGCCTGGTGCGCCCTGAGCACCGGACCGCCGCCGTGGCGCGGGCGGCGGTGATCGGCTTCATCGGCTTCGTTCTGGCGCCCTCGTTGATGGGCTTCATCTCGGGGGCGGTGGGTCTGCGATGGGCCTTCGTCACCGTCGGCGCCATCGCCTTGCTTGCGCCGCTGCTGGCGGTCTACCTGCGGCGGAGCTACACCCAGCCGTCGGAAAAACCCTTGGGCACCAGCAGGTTGTGACGGCCGAGGTTGGCGACGTCACGCTCGCCGCAGAGGCCCATGGTGGTGGAAAGCTCCTTCTGGATCACCTCCAGCGCCTCGGTCACGCCCTGCTGCCCGCGCGCCCCCAGACCGTAGACGTAGGCCCGCCCGATCATCGTGCCCTTCGCGCCCAGGGCCAGCGCCTTCAGCACGTCCTGGCCCGAGCGGATGCCGCTATCGAGGTGCACTTCGATCTTGTCGCCCACCGCATCCATGATCTGCGGCAACATGCGGATCGAGGAGAGCGCGCCGTCCAGCTGCCGCCCGCCGTGGTTGGAGACGACGATGGCATCGGCGCCCACGTTCACCGCCTCTTTCGCGTCGTCGACATCGAGGATGCCCTTCAGGACCACCGGCCCGTCCCACCAGCTGCGGAACTCCTTGATCCGCTCCCAATTGAGGGAGGGGTCGAAGGCCTCGGCGGTCCAGGAGGACAGCGAGCCGGGGTCGGTGACGCCCTTGGCGTGACCCACGATATTGCCGAAGAAGCGCCGCTTGGTGCCCAACATCTCGAGCCCCCAAGGCACCTTGGTCATCATGTTGGCAACGGATTTGGGCGTCAGCTTGGGCGGGGCGGAGAGGCCGTTCTTGATGTCCTTGTGGCGCTGACCCATGATCTGAAGATCGACAGTGATCACCAGCGTGGTGCAGCCGGCCGCCTTTGCGCGGGCGAACAGGCGCTTCATGAAGTCGTCGTCCTTGAGGGTGTAGACCTGGAACCAGAACGGCTTCTGCGTGTGTTCGGCCACGTCCTCGATGGAGCAGATCGACATGGTCGAGAGCGTGTAGGGCACGCCGAAGCGCTCGGCGGCGCGGGCAGCCTTGATCTCGCCATCCGCCGATTGCATCCCCGTCAGCCCGACCGGGGCGAGCGCCACCGGCATGGTCACGTCCTGACCCACCATCGTGGAGGCCGTCGTGCGCCCCGCCATGTCACGCGCGATGCGCTGGCGCAGGCGGATCAGGTCGAAATCCGAGGAATTCTCGCGGAAGGTCTGCTCGGTCCAGCTGCCGGATTCGGCGTAATCGTAGAACATCTTCGGCACGCGCCGCTTGTAGATGCGCTTGAGGTCTTCGATCTCGGTGATGGGGGACATGGGCGGGCTCCGCAATTTTGGTAAGAATTCTTTACCAATGATGCGGGAGCCTGTCCATGGGCGCGTAAAATGCGCGCGCTCAGCCCCGGTGCGCGCCGTCCGCGAGGCTTTTCACGAAGGACAACACCTCGGGGACCGGGGTGCCGTCGGCGATCTTCGACACGATGGCGGAGCCGACCACGCAGCCGTCGGCGATGGCGGCGATGGACTCAGAGGCCTCGGGGGTGTTGATGCCGAAGCCGACGATCACCGGAAGGTCGGTCTTGGCCTTGATCCGGGAGACCTCGGGCGCCACGTCCGAGGCCTGCGCCGCAGCGGCGCCGGTCGTGCCGGTGACGGAGACGTAATAGACGAAGCCGGAGGTATTGGTCAGCACCTTGGGCAGGCGCGCGTCATCGGTGGTGGGGGTGGCCAAGCGGATGAAGTTGAGACCGGCGGCCTGGGCGGGAATGCAGAGTTCCTCGTCTTCCTCGGGCGGCAGGTCCACGACGATCAGCCCGTCGATCCCGGCCTCTTTCGCGTCGCTTAGGAATTTATCAACGCCGCGCGCGTATATCGGGTTGTAGTAGCCCATGAGGACGATGGGCGTGGTGTCGTCGCCCGCGCGGAAATCGCGGGCCATCTGAAGGGTGCGCTCCAGCGTCATGCCGCCTTCCAGCGCGCGCTGGCCAGCCAGCTGGATCGTCGCGCCGTCGGCCATGGGATCGGTGAAGGGCAGGCCAAGCTCGATGATGTCGACGCCGGCGTCAGGCAGGCCGCGCATGATCTCGAGCGCGGTATCGGCATCGGGGTCGCCCGCCATGATGTAGGAGACGAAGGCTTTCTTGCCGGAGGCTGACAGGCGCGCGAAGGTATCGTCGATCCGAGTGGTGGGGCGGGTCATGGGGGTATGCTCTCTCTGGCTGGCGTTGGATTGGTTTGGCCCAAGGGTTGGCAGAAATCAATGGGCTGAGGCGATTGGAGGCGGTACGTCGGCCAGCCACCGGAAGGGACGCGGCGCGGACGGCATGGCGGAGGGGGAAAGCGCGATGGTTTTTCCCGATGGGACTGGAACAATCCGACGGGTGTAGCCATTTACTGAGCATGAATTATTTACTCGCCATTCTGCTACCACCCCTGTCGATCTTCCTTGCCGGACGGGTCATCCTCGGGATCATCATCGCACCGATCTGGATATTGGCCCTGATCTTCTCGGGCGGGCTGACCCACCCGATGTTCGTCCTCCTCGCGTGGTTCGTGATCTTCGAACGCCGCGAAAAGCGCGGCTGATTTGATCTGGCGAACTCGGTCAGAGCCGGGTGGCGAGGCGGTCGAGCGACCGTGCGCCTGGGGCAGGTGTATCTCGAGCAATATCTCCCTGTCGTTGAAACGGGCGCATCGGAAGTCGTGGCTGGACCGCCGGGTAGCGCTGCGGTAGGAGGCCCTGCCTTTGGCTGGGCGTGCCTGGAGCGGTATTTTCACTGTTTGCGACACGCGCCCTGAGAGAAGCGCGACTGATGCCGGCGCGTCTGCTTCTTGTGAAGCAGGTCAGGGCGTCGCCGACGCTAACCCCAACCGCCCGCCTAGGCCTCTCGTGCTTTCATCGTCGCCGGGGCCGTCAGACGCCAGAAGCGGAGGGGGAGGGCGATGGCGGCGATGGCGAGGCCGAGGGTGTAGCCGGCCCAGATCCCGAGGGCGCCGAAATCAAAGATGATGCCGAGTGCGTAGCTCGCGGGGAGCGCGATGACCCAATAGGCGACCAGCGTGATGACCGTGGGGCGGTTCATGTCCGACATGCCGCGCAGCGCGCCCAGCGACGTGCCCTGAATGCCGTCTGTGATCTGCATCATCGCCATGATGATGAAGAGCGTCGCGGCCAGGGTGATGACGGCGGGATCGTCGGACATGGCTTCGGCCAGTGCACGCCCGCCGAAGATGAACACGCAAGACGCCATCGCGAGCCAAATCACCACCATCAGGAACGAAGCCTTCAGGATCGGGCGCAAGCGGTCCGGCCGCCCTGCGCCCACGGCATTGCCGATGCGGATCGAGACCGCGCCGGCCATGCCGAGCGGGATCACGTAGGCCAGCCCGCCGATGGCGTTGACGATCTGGTGCGCGGCCAGCGCCTCGGCCCCGAGCCAGCCGATCATCAGGCCGATCATCGCATAGGCGCCGCCCTCTCCGGCGTAGCCGAGGCAAAGCGGCACGCTCTCGCGCAATTGCGCACGCACGTCGGCCCATGCGACGGCCACGGCCTGCCGGTAGGGACGCAAGCCCTCGGACCTCGTGACGACGATCCAGGCGGCCAGCAGCGAGAGGCTCTGGGACAGGATCGAGGCGAGGCCCGCGCCGAGGATGCCCATGTCGAGCACATGGATGAAGGTGTAATTCGCCGGGATGTTCACCACCACGCCGATGTAGCTGAGGCCCACGGCCGTCCAGGGCCAATCGACGGCGTCGAACAGCGCCTTGAGGCCGAAAAACAGGGTGAAGGGCACGATCCAAAGCGCCATGGAGAGCCAGTAGGGCAGCAGAATGTCGAGCACCTCGCGCGGTTGGCCGAGAGGGCCGAGCAAGGGGTAGACGGCCGCCATCGACGCCGCCGCGAGGATGCCGCCGATCAAACAGAGGAGCAGTCCCGAGCGGAAGGCCAGCGCCACGCGGGCCGGGTCGGCTGCACCTTCGGCCTGGCTGATCTGGACGGAGATGACGGTCAGAAGACCCCAGAGCGCCGAGATCAGGATGATCAGCACGGCTGTCGTGACCCCCGCCGCCGCCAGCGGCACGGTGCCCAGCGGCGAGATCATCACGGTGTCCACCACGCCGATCAGCAGCGCCGCGGTGAGCCCCACCATCAGGGGCACCGATAGGCGGATCAGGGGGGCGAGTTCCGCCCGCGTGGTGGCTTGGCTATGCATGGCTCCGTCCTACGCCGATGGCCGCAACTGTCAATCTCGGGTCGTGCGCGGGCGCGGCGGGGCGGGTGCGGCCTCCGCGTGCCAAGCCTTGACCTTTGCCCCTGCCGCGACCTACATGCGCCCTTGTTTTTCCTGAGCTTCAGCGGAGTGCGTCACATGGGTTTCAGAATGGGCATCGTGGGCCTGCCGAACGTCGGCAAATCGACCCTTTTCAACGCGCTGACCCGCACGGCGGCGGCGCAGGCGGCGAACTTCCCCTTCTGCACGATCGAGCCCAACGTGGGCGACGTGGCGGTGCCCGACGCGCGGCTCGACAAGCTCGCGGCGATTGCATCGTCGAAGTCGATCATCCCCACGCGGATGACCTTCGTGGATATCGCGGGCCTCGTGAAGGGCGCGAGCAAGGGGGAGGGGTTGGGCAACCAGTTCCTCGCCAACATCCGCGAGACCGACGCCATCGCCCATGTGTTGCGGTGTTTCGAGGATGGTGACGTGGTCCATGTCGACGGCCGCGTCGACCCGATTGCCGATGCTGAAACCATCGAGACCGAACTGATGCTGGCCGACCTCGAGAGCATCGAGAAGCGCATGGCGAACCTGACCCGCAAGGTACGTGGCGGCGACAAGGAGGCGGTGCAGCAGGAACGCCTGCTCAACGCCGCGAAGGCCGCGCTGGAAGACGGCAAGCCCGCGCGCTCGGTCGCCGTTGACGAGGAGGACGCCAAGGCCTGGAAGATGCTGCAACTGCTGACCACCAAGCCGATCCTCTACGTCTGCAACGTCGAGGAAGAAAACGCGGGCAGCGGCAATTCCCAGTCGGCTCGGGTGGCGGAAATGGCCGCCAAGCAGGGCAACGCCCATGTGGTGATCTCGGCCAAGATCGAGGAAGACATCAGCCAGCTGGATGCCGAAGACGCCGAGATGTTCCTTGAAGAGCTGGGGCTGGAAGAGCCCGGCCTCGACCGGTTGATCCGCGCGGGCTACGAGCTGTTGAACCTGCAGACCTATTTCACCGTCGGCCCGAAAGAGGCCCGCGCCTGGACGATCAAGGAAGGCACGCTCGCCCCCGCGGCGGCGGGTGTGATCCACGGTGATTTCGAGGCCAAGTTCATCCGCGCCGAGACCATCGCCTACGACGATTACGTCGCTCTGGGCGGTGAGAACCCGGCGAAGGACGCCGGCAAGATGCGCGCCGAGGGCAAGGGCTACGTCGTCAAGGACGGCGACGTGCTGCACTTCCTGCACGGCGGCTGAGGCAAGCGCTGCAACGAAAGCGGGCCGGTCGCCCCCTTGCAGGCAACCGGCCCTGAGATCCTGTCAGATCAGACGCAAGTTAGCGAATGATGGACACGATCGTGCGGTTCTCGGTCGAGACGACAGCCGGGACGCCGTTCACGTAGACGTAGCTGTACTCGGTATCAGGCACGGCCTGCAGCTCGACCTCGGCCGGGATCCCGGCACCGACAACGACTTCACCCTCGAGATAGACGGGCTCGACTTCGTTGGTGCGCACATATGTCACGACTTCGTCCGGAACGCTGTCAACGGCGGCTGCACCGGCGATGGTTCCGCCGACAACGGCGCCCACGGGGCCCGCGATCA
Proteins encoded in this region:
- a CDS encoding MATE family efflux transporter, coding for MHSQATTRAELAPLIRLSVPLMVGLTAALLIGVVDTVMISPLGTVPLAAAGVTTAVLIILISALWGLLTVISVQISQAEGAADPARVALAFRSGLLLCLIGGILAAASMAAVYPLLGPLGQPREVLDILLPYWLSMALWIVPFTLFFGLKALFDAVDWPWTAVGLSYIGVVVNIPANYTFIHVLDMGILGAGLASILSQSLSLLAAWIVVTRSEGLRPYRQAVAVAWADVRAQLRESVPLCLGYAGEGGAYAMIGLMIGWLGAEALAAHQIVNAIGGLAYVIPLGMAGAVSIRIGNAVGAGRPDRLRPILKASFLMVVIWLAMASCVFIFGGRALAEAMSDDPAVITLAATLFIIMAMMQITDGIQGTSLGALRGMSDMNRPTVITLVAYWVIALPASYALGIIFDFGALGIWAGYTLGLAIAAIALPLRFWRLTAPATMKAREA
- the trpA gene encoding tryptophan synthase subunit alpha → MTRPTTRIDDTFARLSASGKKAFVSYIMAGDPDADTALEIMRGLPDAGVDIIELGLPFTDPMADGATIQLAGQRALEGGMTLERTLQMARDFRAGDDTTPIVLMGYYNPIYARGVDKFLSDAKEAGIDGLIVVDLPPEEDEELCIPAQAAGLNFIRLATPTTDDARLPKVLTNTSGFVYYVSVTGTTGAAAAQASDVAPEVSRIKAKTDLPVIVGFGINTPEASESIAAIADGCVVGSAIVSKIADGTPVPEVLSFVKSLADGAHRG
- a CDS encoding MFS transporter, which codes for MSVLTALALSRRPLIAFMIVGVFWGSFAAQVPVLKAGIGADDATFGLVLLGTSMGLVATMWLAPPFDRRLGSWAMPAAAALFACVALGPALASGAVTFFVAMLLAGFCSGMLDVVMNARVSELEARHGRSLMNANHAMFSVAYAISAILTGFAREAGYAPGQIFVAVAVTIAAMALFLRTEVTPTDDAARRANRFPWGVVLLCGAIVLVAFFVEATVEAWSALHIERTLGGRAAEGAFGPAILGLTMAVGRFSGQALTERFSEHAIIVIGTGLACIGSVIAAASVTPLMAYVGFGAMGLGIAAVGPVGLAIVGRLVRPEHRTAAVARAAVIGFIGFVLAPSLMGFISGAVGLRWAFVTVGAIALLAPLLAVYLRRSYTQPSEKPLGTSRL
- a CDS encoding alpha-hydroxy acid oxidase, which translates into the protein MSPITEIEDLKRIYKRRVPKMFYDYAESGSWTEQTFRENSSDFDLIRLRQRIARDMAGRTTASTMVGQDVTMPVALAPVGLTGMQSADGEIKAARAAERFGVPYTLSTMSICSIEDVAEHTQKPFWFQVYTLKDDDFMKRLFARAKAAGCTTLVITVDLQIMGQRHKDIKNGLSAPPKLTPKSVANMMTKVPWGLEMLGTKRRFFGNIVGHAKGVTDPGSLSSWTAEAFDPSLNWERIKEFRSWWDGPVVLKGILDVDDAKEAVNVGADAIVVSNHGGRQLDGALSSIRMLPQIMDAVGDKIEVHLDSGIRSGQDVLKALALGAKGTMIGRAYVYGLGARGQQGVTEALEVIQKELSTTMGLCGERDVANLGRHNLLVPKGFSDGWV
- the ychF gene encoding redox-regulated ATPase YchF, which encodes MGFRMGIVGLPNVGKSTLFNALTRTAAAQAANFPFCTIEPNVGDVAVPDARLDKLAAIASSKSIIPTRMTFVDIAGLVKGASKGEGLGNQFLANIRETDAIAHVLRCFEDGDVVHVDGRVDPIADAETIETELMLADLESIEKRMANLTRKVRGGDKEAVQQERLLNAAKAALEDGKPARSVAVDEEDAKAWKMLQLLTTKPILYVCNVEEENAGSGNSQSARVAEMAAKQGNAHVVISAKIEEDISQLDAEDAEMFLEELGLEEPGLDRLIRAGYELLNLQTYFTVGPKEARAWTIKEGTLAPAAAGVIHGDFEAKFIRAETIAYDDYVALGGENPAKDAGKMRAEGKGYVVKDGDVLHFLHGG